A genomic window from Brassica oleracea var. oleracea cultivar TO1000 chromosome C8, BOL, whole genome shotgun sequence includes:
- the LOC106308748 gene encoding uncharacterized protein LOC106308748 — MSDVDIDKQHSLVDEDEDDQKKNDVAIALLFQSVPETLILQVGEQTASKKIWNTIKSRHIGADRVREARLQTLMTEFDRLKMDYSDTVDDFVGKISGLSSKATSLEENIEESKMVKKFLKGLPTHKYIQIVASLEKVLDLNSTGFEDIVGRLKAYEERVGEETQKEDQGKLMFSNNEEHSQRGYENSHGRGRGRNGRGRGRGNNQETNLNETEEADALYVPEVVFLNEDKMLPKNLDIDKGNASVWYLDNGASNHMTGNKEFFSSLNLNTKGKVKFGVGSCVGIVGKGVITFVCKTGEKKALKDI; from the exons ATGTCTGATGTTGACATCGACAAACAACACAGTTTGGTCGATGAGGATGAAG ATGATCAAAAGAAGAACGATGTTGCGATAGCTCTTTTGTTTCAATCTGTTCCCGAGACATTGATTCTCCAGGTGGGAGAACAAACCGCATCAAAAAAGATCTGGAACACCATCAAGTCGCGACACATAGGAGCTGATCGTGTAAGGGAGGCGAGACTTCAGACGTTGATGACGGAGTTTGATAGGTTGAAGATGGATTATTCAGATACGGTCGATGACTTTGTGGGGAAGATATCGGGCCTATCATCCAAAGCAACCTCGTTGGAAGAAAACATAGAAGAATCCAAGATGGTCAAGAAGTTCTTGAAGGGTCTTCCGACACACAAGTACATCCAGATAGTAGCATCGCTTGAGAAAGTTCTAGACCTTAATTCGACGGGTTTCGAGGATATAGTTGGAAGACTTAAGGCGTACGAGGAGCGTGTAGGAGAAGAAACTCAGAAAGAAGACCAAGGGAAACTCATGTTTTCGAACAATGAAGAGCATAGTCAGAGGGGCTATGAGAATTCTCATGGTAGAGGAAGAGGACGAAACGGTAGAGGCAGAGGTCGAG GGAACAATCAAGAAACCAACCTAAACGAGACAGAAGAGGCTGATGCACTTTATGTACCCGAGGTGGTGTTCTTGAACGAAGATAAGATGCTTCCGAAGAATCTTGATATCGACAAAGGCAATGCAAGTGTCTGGTATTTGGATAATGGAGCGAGCAATCACATGACGGGAAACAAGGAGTTCTTTTCGAGTTTGAATCTCAACACCAAAGGGAAGGTTAAGTTTGGTGTTGGATCGTGTGTTGGCATTGTAGGAAAGGGTGTGATTACCTTTGTGTGCAAGACTGGAGAGAAGAAGGCACTCAAAGACATATAA